AATCATTAACGAATCCGGTAAACCGCATCAGAAACCGCTGCGGATCGTAACTGGTTCCGACGTTGCGCTATTGGTGGAGAAGCTTTCCCGCGCCTAACGCAGCCGCTTGTCGACACCTATCAAACGCCCGGTTGAGCCCCGCGTCGACCGTACCAGCCCCACGGTTATGGCGGCATTGATGGTTTTTCTGCCAGGTTTGAAACTTTCTATATTTTCTACAAAATTTACGTTTTCTATAATATCTATCGATTCTTCGGTCTGAACCGGGTACGATGGCGATGACAGTTAAGCCATCAACACACCACCGGCCAGGAAAAGCGACAATAACTATGAATGCAGCACGGAAGAATCCATCAACACGCCGCAATGCTGAGAAGCCCCAAGCGCGCAATCAATTCCGCCCCAGTTTCGGGATGTCGCCGCTGTACCTAGCAGGTCGCGACAACTGGATTCGCTCTTTTCAACTCAGCTTGTTTGAACCAGGCAACCCGATCCGTGTATCACTCGTATCCGGCCCGCGTGGTATCGGTAAAACTGTTTTGCTTAATGAATTTGAAGACATAGCAACGCAATACGGCTGGATCGTGTTACGGGCAGACCCTCGCCCCACCATGATTACCCACCTGATGGAGACCGTCATTCCCGCCGCCGTCACTGCACTTCAAGACCCCGGCGATGGAAAGACCAAACGAAGTGACGGCACAAAACGCACCATCAGTGGCATCTCCATAGCCGGTGTCGGCGGAATAGACTTCGATATTTCTACCGCAGCGGCTCCGGTTCCCACGCTCAATACGATGCTGCGTGCACTATTGTCTACTGTCGAAGGAGTCTTTATCACCATCGACGAGGTGCAATCCGTGCCAACCGAACAAATGCGAGAATTGGCTACTACCATTCAGGATTTACGACGCGACGATCTTAATATCGCATTCGCCGGGGCTGGGCTCGCCGCAGGAATCAATGATTTACTCACCCACGAAGGCATGACCTTTCTTCGGCGCGCCGAATACATCGAATTAGGAATGGTCGATGCCAAATCCGCAGCCGCAACGTTGGA
The nucleotide sequence above comes from Corynebacterium mustelae. Encoded proteins:
- a CDS encoding ATP-binding protein; the encoded protein is MNAARKNPSTRRNAEKPQARNQFRPSFGMSPLYLAGRDNWIRSFQLSLFEPGNPIRVSLVSGPRGIGKTVLLNEFEDIATQYGWIVLRADPRPTMITHLMETVIPAAVTALQDPGDGKTKRSDGTKRTISGISIAGVGGIDFDISTAAAPVPTLNTMLRALLSTVEGVFITIDEVQSVPTEQMRELATTIQDLRRDDLNIAFAGAGLAAGINDLLTHEGMTFLRRAEYIELGMVDAKSAAATLEETMAEGQKQFDPDALSLATEITRGYPYLIQTVGSLSWAQAEIDHKDTVDVDTIETITADVIYRMGQQVHRPAFLGLSEREQEFLHHMAMLGPEPASTAEIANRMGLKANVASQVRAKLISRELIYPPVRGKVDFTLPYAREFVLSHGS